From the Lepisosteus oculatus isolate fLepOcu1 chromosome 1, fLepOcu1.hap2, whole genome shotgun sequence genome, one window contains:
- the LOC102691130 gene encoding vitamin D3 receptor B isoform X1: MLIRQGQSSGLSEDTNRHLTMNGYHFMESMAVSTSVMGSADEFDRNVPRICGVCGDKATGFHFNAMTCEGCKGFFRRSMKRKATFTCPFNGSCTITKDNRRHCQACRLKRCVEIGMMKEFILTDEEVQRKKDLIMKRKEEEALREASRPRLSEEQSRVISMLVEAHRKTYDDSYSDFKQFRPPVREGPVTRSASRAASLNSLSNLSDASSDSFSQSPESVDMKLMNFSNLLAMYQGNSPEPQKDPTGLSMLPHLADLVSYSIQKVIGFAKMIPGFRDLTADDQIALLKSSAIEIIMLRSNQSFNLEDMSWTCGSPDFKYCINDVTRAGHTMELLEPLVKFQVNLKKLNLDEEEHVLLMAICLLSPDRPGVQDHARIEALQDKLSEILQDYIRVHRRSRLLYAKMIQKLADLRSLNEEHSKQYRCLSFQPEHSTQLTPLVLEVFGSEVS, from the exons GGACAATCCAGTGGGCTTTCAGAGGATACCAACAGACACTTGACAATGAACGGGTACCACT TCATGGAATCAATGGCAGTGAGCACCTCGGTCATGGGCTCGGCGGATGAGTTTGACCGCAATGTGCCGAGGATCTGCGGCGTCTGTGGAGACAAGGCCACTGGCTTCCACTTCAACGCCATGACCTGTGAGGGATGCAAGggcttcttcag GCGTAGTATGAAGCGCAAAGCCACCTTCACCTGCCCCTTCAACGGCAGCTGCACCATAACCAAGGACAACCGGCGGCACTGCCAGGCCTGCCGCCTGAAGCGCTGCGTGGAGATCGGCatgatgaaggagt TCATCCTGACAGACGAGGAGGTGCAGAGGAAGAAGGACCTGATCATGAAACGGAAGGAGGAAGAGGCCCTGCGGGAGGCGTCACGGCCGCGGCTCAGTGAGGAGCAGAGCAGGGTCATCTCCATGCTCGTGGAGGCCCACCGCAAGACCTATGACGACTCCTACTCCGACTTTAAGCAGTTTCGG CCTCCAGTAAGGGAGGGACCTGTGACGCGTAGCGCTAGCCGAGCCGCATCCCTTAACTCCCTCAGCAACCTTTCTGATGCCTCCTCCGACTCCTTTAGCCAATCACCAG AGTCGGTGGACATGAAGCTGATGAACTTCAGCAACCTGTTGGCAATGTATCAGGGAAACAGCCCAGAACCCCAGAAGGACCCCACCGGACTCTCCATGCTGCCCCACCTGGCTGATCTGGTCAGCTACAGCATCCAGAAGGTCATTGGGTTTGCCAAGATGATCCCTGGGTTCAG AGACCTGACTGCGGATGACCAGATAGCTTTACTGAAGTCCAGTGCCATTGAGATCATCATGCTGCGCTCCAACCAGTCCTTCAACTTGGAAGACATGTCCTGGACCTGTGGAAGCCCAGATTTCAAGTACTGCATCAATGATGTCACAAGGG CTGGACACACAATGGAGCTCCTGGAGCCACTGGTGAAGTTCCAGGTGAACCTCAAGAAACTCAATCTAGATGAAGAGGAGCATGTGCTGCTGATGGCCATCTGTCTGCTATCCCCAG accggcCAGGCGTCCAGGACCACGCACGGATCGAGGCCCTCCAGGACAAGCTGTCGGAGATCCTGCAGGATTATATCCGTGTGCATCGCCGTAGCCGGCTGCTCTATGCCAAGATGATCCAGAAGCTGGCGGACCTGCGTAGCCTGAATGAAGAGCATTCCAAGCAGTACCGCTGCCTGTCCTTCCAGCCAGAGCACAGCACGCAGCTCACGCCCCTGGTGCTGGAGGTGTTTGGCAGCGAGGTGTCCTAG
- the LOC102691130 gene encoding vitamin D3 receptor A isoform X3 codes for MNGYHFMESMAVSTSVMGSADEFDRNVPRICGVCGDKATGFHFNAMTCEGCKGFFRRSMKRKATFTCPFNGSCTITKDNRRHCQACRLKRCVEIGMMKEFILTDEEVQRKKDLIMKRKEEEALREASRPRLSEEQSRVISMLVEAHRKTYDDSYSDFKQFRPPVREGPVTRSASRAASLNSLSNLSDASSDSFSQSPESVDMKLMNFSNLLAMYQGNSPEPQKDPTGLSMLPHLADLVSYSIQKVIGFAKMIPGFRDLTADDQIALLKSSAIEIIMLRSNQSFNLEDMSWTCGSPDFKYCINDVTRAGHTMELLEPLVKFQVNLKKLNLDEEEHVLLMAICLLSPDRPGVQDHARIEALQDKLSEILQDYIRVHRRSRLLYAKMIQKLADLRSLNEEHSKQYRCLSFQPEHSTQLTPLVLEVFGSEVS; via the exons ATGAACGGGTACCACT TCATGGAATCAATGGCAGTGAGCACCTCGGTCATGGGCTCGGCGGATGAGTTTGACCGCAATGTGCCGAGGATCTGCGGCGTCTGTGGAGACAAGGCCACTGGCTTCCACTTCAACGCCATGACCTGTGAGGGATGCAAGggcttcttcag GCGTAGTATGAAGCGCAAAGCCACCTTCACCTGCCCCTTCAACGGCAGCTGCACCATAACCAAGGACAACCGGCGGCACTGCCAGGCCTGCCGCCTGAAGCGCTGCGTGGAGATCGGCatgatgaaggagt TCATCCTGACAGACGAGGAGGTGCAGAGGAAGAAGGACCTGATCATGAAACGGAAGGAGGAAGAGGCCCTGCGGGAGGCGTCACGGCCGCGGCTCAGTGAGGAGCAGAGCAGGGTCATCTCCATGCTCGTGGAGGCCCACCGCAAGACCTATGACGACTCCTACTCCGACTTTAAGCAGTTTCGG CCTCCAGTAAGGGAGGGACCTGTGACGCGTAGCGCTAGCCGAGCCGCATCCCTTAACTCCCTCAGCAACCTTTCTGATGCCTCCTCCGACTCCTTTAGCCAATCACCAG AGTCGGTGGACATGAAGCTGATGAACTTCAGCAACCTGTTGGCAATGTATCAGGGAAACAGCCCAGAACCCCAGAAGGACCCCACCGGACTCTCCATGCTGCCCCACCTGGCTGATCTGGTCAGCTACAGCATCCAGAAGGTCATTGGGTTTGCCAAGATGATCCCTGGGTTCAG AGACCTGACTGCGGATGACCAGATAGCTTTACTGAAGTCCAGTGCCATTGAGATCATCATGCTGCGCTCCAACCAGTCCTTCAACTTGGAAGACATGTCCTGGACCTGTGGAAGCCCAGATTTCAAGTACTGCATCAATGATGTCACAAGGG CTGGACACACAATGGAGCTCCTGGAGCCACTGGTGAAGTTCCAGGTGAACCTCAAGAAACTCAATCTAGATGAAGAGGAGCATGTGCTGCTGATGGCCATCTGTCTGCTATCCCCAG accggcCAGGCGTCCAGGACCACGCACGGATCGAGGCCCTCCAGGACAAGCTGTCGGAGATCCTGCAGGATTATATCCGTGTGCATCGCCGTAGCCGGCTGCTCTATGCCAAGATGATCCAGAAGCTGGCGGACCTGCGTAGCCTGAATGAAGAGCATTCCAAGCAGTACCGCTGCCTGTCCTTCCAGCCAGAGCACAGCACGCAGCTCACGCCCCTGGTGCTGGAGGTGTTTGGCAGCGAGGTGTCCTAG
- the LOC102691130 gene encoding vitamin D3 receptor A isoform X2 translates to MLASSESFMESMAVSTSVMGSADEFDRNVPRICGVCGDKATGFHFNAMTCEGCKGFFRRSMKRKATFTCPFNGSCTITKDNRRHCQACRLKRCVEIGMMKEFILTDEEVQRKKDLIMKRKEEEALREASRPRLSEEQSRVISMLVEAHRKTYDDSYSDFKQFRPPVREGPVTRSASRAASLNSLSNLSDASSDSFSQSPESVDMKLMNFSNLLAMYQGNSPEPQKDPTGLSMLPHLADLVSYSIQKVIGFAKMIPGFRDLTADDQIALLKSSAIEIIMLRSNQSFNLEDMSWTCGSPDFKYCINDVTRAGHTMELLEPLVKFQVNLKKLNLDEEEHVLLMAICLLSPDRPGVQDHARIEALQDKLSEILQDYIRVHRRSRLLYAKMIQKLADLRSLNEEHSKQYRCLSFQPEHSTQLTPLVLEVFGSEVS, encoded by the exons ATGCTGGCATCATCAGAAAGCT TCATGGAATCAATGGCAGTGAGCACCTCGGTCATGGGCTCGGCGGATGAGTTTGACCGCAATGTGCCGAGGATCTGCGGCGTCTGTGGAGACAAGGCCACTGGCTTCCACTTCAACGCCATGACCTGTGAGGGATGCAAGggcttcttcag GCGTAGTATGAAGCGCAAAGCCACCTTCACCTGCCCCTTCAACGGCAGCTGCACCATAACCAAGGACAACCGGCGGCACTGCCAGGCCTGCCGCCTGAAGCGCTGCGTGGAGATCGGCatgatgaaggagt TCATCCTGACAGACGAGGAGGTGCAGAGGAAGAAGGACCTGATCATGAAACGGAAGGAGGAAGAGGCCCTGCGGGAGGCGTCACGGCCGCGGCTCAGTGAGGAGCAGAGCAGGGTCATCTCCATGCTCGTGGAGGCCCACCGCAAGACCTATGACGACTCCTACTCCGACTTTAAGCAGTTTCGG CCTCCAGTAAGGGAGGGACCTGTGACGCGTAGCGCTAGCCGAGCCGCATCCCTTAACTCCCTCAGCAACCTTTCTGATGCCTCCTCCGACTCCTTTAGCCAATCACCAG AGTCGGTGGACATGAAGCTGATGAACTTCAGCAACCTGTTGGCAATGTATCAGGGAAACAGCCCAGAACCCCAGAAGGACCCCACCGGACTCTCCATGCTGCCCCACCTGGCTGATCTGGTCAGCTACAGCATCCAGAAGGTCATTGGGTTTGCCAAGATGATCCCTGGGTTCAG AGACCTGACTGCGGATGACCAGATAGCTTTACTGAAGTCCAGTGCCATTGAGATCATCATGCTGCGCTCCAACCAGTCCTTCAACTTGGAAGACATGTCCTGGACCTGTGGAAGCCCAGATTTCAAGTACTGCATCAATGATGTCACAAGGG CTGGACACACAATGGAGCTCCTGGAGCCACTGGTGAAGTTCCAGGTGAACCTCAAGAAACTCAATCTAGATGAAGAGGAGCATGTGCTGCTGATGGCCATCTGTCTGCTATCCCCAG accggcCAGGCGTCCAGGACCACGCACGGATCGAGGCCCTCCAGGACAAGCTGTCGGAGATCCTGCAGGATTATATCCGTGTGCATCGCCGTAGCCGGCTGCTCTATGCCAAGATGATCCAGAAGCTGGCGGACCTGCGTAGCCTGAATGAAGAGCATTCCAAGCAGTACCGCTGCCTGTCCTTCCAGCCAGAGCACAGCACGCAGCTCACGCCCCTGGTGCTGGAGGTGTTTGGCAGCGAGGTGTCCTAG
- the LOC102691130 gene encoding vitamin D3 receptor A isoform X4, with translation MESMAVSTSVMGSADEFDRNVPRICGVCGDKATGFHFNAMTCEGCKGFFRRSMKRKATFTCPFNGSCTITKDNRRHCQACRLKRCVEIGMMKEFILTDEEVQRKKDLIMKRKEEEALREASRPRLSEEQSRVISMLVEAHRKTYDDSYSDFKQFRPPVREGPVTRSASRAASLNSLSNLSDASSDSFSQSPESVDMKLMNFSNLLAMYQGNSPEPQKDPTGLSMLPHLADLVSYSIQKVIGFAKMIPGFRDLTADDQIALLKSSAIEIIMLRSNQSFNLEDMSWTCGSPDFKYCINDVTRAGHTMELLEPLVKFQVNLKKLNLDEEEHVLLMAICLLSPDRPGVQDHARIEALQDKLSEILQDYIRVHRRSRLLYAKMIQKLADLRSLNEEHSKQYRCLSFQPEHSTQLTPLVLEVFGSEVS, from the exons ATGGAATCAATGGCAGTGAGCACCTCGGTCATGGGCTCGGCGGATGAGTTTGACCGCAATGTGCCGAGGATCTGCGGCGTCTGTGGAGACAAGGCCACTGGCTTCCACTTCAACGCCATGACCTGTGAGGGATGCAAGggcttcttcag GCGTAGTATGAAGCGCAAAGCCACCTTCACCTGCCCCTTCAACGGCAGCTGCACCATAACCAAGGACAACCGGCGGCACTGCCAGGCCTGCCGCCTGAAGCGCTGCGTGGAGATCGGCatgatgaaggagt TCATCCTGACAGACGAGGAGGTGCAGAGGAAGAAGGACCTGATCATGAAACGGAAGGAGGAAGAGGCCCTGCGGGAGGCGTCACGGCCGCGGCTCAGTGAGGAGCAGAGCAGGGTCATCTCCATGCTCGTGGAGGCCCACCGCAAGACCTATGACGACTCCTACTCCGACTTTAAGCAGTTTCGG CCTCCAGTAAGGGAGGGACCTGTGACGCGTAGCGCTAGCCGAGCCGCATCCCTTAACTCCCTCAGCAACCTTTCTGATGCCTCCTCCGACTCCTTTAGCCAATCACCAG AGTCGGTGGACATGAAGCTGATGAACTTCAGCAACCTGTTGGCAATGTATCAGGGAAACAGCCCAGAACCCCAGAAGGACCCCACCGGACTCTCCATGCTGCCCCACCTGGCTGATCTGGTCAGCTACAGCATCCAGAAGGTCATTGGGTTTGCCAAGATGATCCCTGGGTTCAG AGACCTGACTGCGGATGACCAGATAGCTTTACTGAAGTCCAGTGCCATTGAGATCATCATGCTGCGCTCCAACCAGTCCTTCAACTTGGAAGACATGTCCTGGACCTGTGGAAGCCCAGATTTCAAGTACTGCATCAATGATGTCACAAGGG CTGGACACACAATGGAGCTCCTGGAGCCACTGGTGAAGTTCCAGGTGAACCTCAAGAAACTCAATCTAGATGAAGAGGAGCATGTGCTGCTGATGGCCATCTGTCTGCTATCCCCAG accggcCAGGCGTCCAGGACCACGCACGGATCGAGGCCCTCCAGGACAAGCTGTCGGAGATCCTGCAGGATTATATCCGTGTGCATCGCCGTAGCCGGCTGCTCTATGCCAAGATGATCCAGAAGCTGGCGGACCTGCGTAGCCTGAATGAAGAGCATTCCAAGCAGTACCGCTGCCTGTCCTTCCAGCCAGAGCACAGCACGCAGCTCACGCCCCTGGTGCTGGAGGTGTTTGGCAGCGAGGTGTCCTAG